The stretch of DNA GAAGAAAAGAAACAAGCTGAAGACGCGAAGGACGAGTTAAAAGCTGCTCTAGAAGCTGGTAACTTGGAAGATATCCGCACGAAAAAAGACAAGCTGAATGAAATCGTGCAAGCATTGACGATGAAACTGTACGAACAAGCTGCAGCTGAAGCTCAAGGAGCAGAAGGTGCAGAAGACTCTAAAAAAGATGACGGTGTCGTAGACGCTGAATTCGAAGAAGTAAACGACGATAACAACAAGTAAGACAAGATAGACAACCGAAAAAGTCAAAGTCTGGAATACCGACTTTGGCTTTTTCAATGTCTTTGGCATTGCGGATATTCGCGTGTTACAATAGATGCTATGTGAAAGTTTGATCAGGAGTGTGACAAATGAATAAACGAGATTACTATGAGGTACTTGGATTAACAAAAAGTGCTTCAAAAGAAGAGATAAAAAAAGCATATAGAAAATTGTCGAAACAATTCCATCCCGATATCAACAAAGCTGCGGATGCTGTCGATAAATTCAAAGAAATAACAGAAGCATACGAAGTGTTGAGCGACGACCAGAAAAAAGCTCAATATGACCAGTTCGGGCATGCTGGACCGAATCAAGGATTTGGCGGATTCGGTGGAGGAGCAGACGGATTCGGATTCGATGATATCTTCAGTTCATTCTTTGGTGGTGGAGGATCACGTCGTCGTGACCCAAATGCACCGCGTAAAGGTGATGATTTACAGTATTCAATGACGATCGATTTTGAAGAAGCTGTTTTCGGCAAAGAGACTGAAATTGAAATTCCAAAAGAAGAAACATGTGATACTTGCCACGGTAATGGTGCGAAACCAGGTACATCACCTGAAACTTGTCATCACTGTCAAGGTACGGGCCAGTTAAATGTGACGCAGGATACGCCTTTTGGACGTATGGTAAATCGCCGTGCATGTCATCACTGTCAAGGTACAGGCAAGTTAATCAAAGATAAATGTGCAACATGTCATGGACAAGGCACAATGAAAAAACGCAAGAAAATTAAAGTGACGATTCCTGCGGGTGTTGATGATGGTCAACAACTACGTGTTTCC from Paenisporosarcina sp. FSL H8-0542 encodes:
- the dnaJ gene encoding molecular chaperone DnaJ, producing the protein MNKRDYYEVLGLTKSASKEEIKKAYRKLSKQFHPDINKAADAVDKFKEITEAYEVLSDDQKKAQYDQFGHAGPNQGFGGFGGGADGFGFDDIFSSFFGGGGSRRRDPNAPRKGDDLQYSMTIDFEEAVFGKETEIEIPKEETCDTCHGNGAKPGTSPETCHHCQGTGQLNVTQDTPFGRMVNRRACHHCQGTGKLIKDKCATCHGQGTMKKRKKIKVTIPAGVDDGQQLRVSGQGEPGKNGGPAGDLYVVFRVRSHDRFERDGDDIYFELKLTFPQASLGDEIEVPTVNGKVKLKIPAGTQSGTTFRLKGKGVKNVHGYGIGDQHVVVKVMTPSKLTEKQKQLLRDFAEISGDIPEEQGSSLFDKIKRTIKGD